The proteins below are encoded in one region of Syntrophotalea carbinolica DSM 2380:
- a CDS encoding aldehyde dehydrogenase family protein, with amino-acid sequence MAKEMIDQLVANARKAADEFREFTQEQVDKITAAMDAASVANEVKLGELAVEETGIGRADHKAIKNHLGAHVVYEYFKDKKSVGVIEEKEGVKYIAEPFGVLAAATPTTNPTSTVMFKSLIAMKTRNVIIFAFHPRAQKCSAEAAKIMLDAAISAGAPKNCIQWIETPSIEATNMLFNHPDVNLILATGGNAMVKSAYSSGHPAIGVGAGNTPVFVSKSANLSVAVNNVIASKTFDNGTICSSDQSMIFDDKDIADKAVKMLVERGAYLVNDEEKAKLEKVMFDKERGVPAVAIVGKSPQAIAKLAGFEVPEDAKLLLVPLKCIGPDDWFSHEKLSPVLGYISYNSTDEAIEAAKSQLRWGGAGHTAVVHAQDEKVLDKFALEIPANRLLLNQPAVHGSVGLIYNKLPPSLTLGCGTDGNNYLGNNINYSDLLSIKSVAQRIVDYERDE; translated from the coding sequence ATGGCTAAGGAAATGATCGATCAATTGGTAGCCAATGCAAGAAAGGCTGCTGACGAATTCAGGGAGTTTACCCAGGAGCAGGTCGATAAGATCACCGCGGCAATGGATGCAGCCAGCGTTGCTAACGAAGTCAAACTTGGTGAATTGGCCGTAGAGGAAACCGGTATCGGCCGGGCCGACCATAAAGCCATCAAGAATCATCTTGGCGCCCACGTTGTTTATGAGTATTTCAAAGATAAGAAATCCGTTGGCGTTATCGAAGAAAAGGAAGGCGTAAAATATATCGCTGAGCCTTTTGGTGTGCTTGCTGCCGCAACTCCGACGACCAACCCCACATCGACGGTTATGTTCAAGTCTCTCATCGCCATGAAGACGCGTAACGTCATCATTTTCGCTTTCCACCCCCGTGCTCAGAAGTGCAGTGCCGAAGCGGCCAAGATCATGCTGGACGCCGCTATTTCCGCAGGCGCTCCCAAAAACTGCATTCAGTGGATTGAAACGCCGTCCATCGAAGCTACCAACATGCTGTTCAACCACCCGGACGTGAACCTGATTCTGGCTACCGGCGGTAACGCCATGGTCAAGTCCGCTTACAGCTCGGGGCATCCCGCCATCGGCGTCGGTGCAGGGAATACCCCCGTTTTCGTTTCCAAGTCCGCTAATCTCAGCGTTGCGGTTAACAACGTCATTGCGTCCAAGACCTTTGACAACGGCACCATCTGCTCTTCCGATCAGTCGATGATCTTCGACGATAAGGATATCGCCGATAAGGCCGTGAAGATGCTGGTTGAAAGAGGCGCCTACCTCGTCAACGATGAAGAGAAGGCGAAGCTTGAAAAAGTCATGTTCGACAAGGAAAGAGGCGTTCCGGCCGTAGCCATTGTCGGTAAGTCTCCGCAGGCCATTGCCAAGCTTGCCGGTTTTGAAGTGCCTGAAGACGCCAAGCTGCTGCTCGTGCCGCTTAAGTGCATCGGGCCTGACGATTGGTTCAGCCACGAAAAGCTCTCCCCCGTACTTGGTTACATCAGCTACAACAGTACGGACGAGGCCATCGAGGCGGCAAAAAGCCAGCTTCGTTGGGGTGGCGCCGGTCACACCGCCGTCGTTCATGCCCAGGACGAAAAAGTCCTCGACAAGTTTGCCCTGGAAATTCCTGCCAACCGTCTGCTTTTGAATCAGCCTGCGGTACACGGCAGCGTCGGTCTCATCTACAACAAACTGCCGCCTTCGCTGACCCTTGGTTGCGGCACGGATGGCAACAACTATCTGGGCAACAACATCAACTACTCTGACCTTTTGAGCATCAAGTCGGTCGCACAGCGTATCGTGGACTACGAAAGAGACGAGTAA
- a CDS encoding poly-beta-1,6-N-acetyl-D-glucosamine N-deacetylase PgaB translates to MKSLWRRLTLMVLTMLLVPAALPAQAAPRIRAAQVSYLPSRNYPEVAAEFARMRRMGLDTVVLRVFQRPGDRFYPFSNPRVPAGVYFSTDAAPVVDDVLGSLTALGHAAGLKVFAWMTTLSTPLPGAESLGGRRYDPASARIVPCEALDPFRIEVQQRLGTLFADLARYDIDGVLLQDDLVLRQTEGFSSAALGACLRDTGRIFSPDQLYAEVRRNAAGDVRISRLSESFYVWARWKNRRLLQLAADVRAAARRVRPDLPFALNLPYEVLTAPRHGLAWFSQDFSLALKADFDYLAIMAYHRQMSSELSVSIEEAIAKVGDLAVSGVRGTRDPAGLWLKLQARDFVSSEDVAGSELRSIMQSLKRAGPVSLAFFPYHASLGMIQGRVVSNRTEEE, encoded by the coding sequence ATGAAATCGCTCTGGCGCCGTCTTACGTTGATGGTGTTGACGATGCTGTTGGTGCCGGCGGCGCTGCCGGCGCAAGCCGCCCCCCGTATTCGGGCCGCCCAGGTCAGTTACCTGCCCAGTCGCAATTATCCGGAGGTCGCTGCCGAGTTCGCACGCATGCGACGCATGGGACTCGATACGGTGGTTCTGCGGGTATTTCAGCGCCCTGGGGATCGTTTCTATCCCTTCAGTAACCCGCGGGTGCCTGCAGGGGTCTACTTTTCCACCGATGCCGCTCCGGTTGTGGACGATGTACTCGGTTCTTTGACCGCGCTGGGTCACGCCGCCGGGCTCAAGGTGTTTGCCTGGATGACAACCTTGAGTACGCCGTTGCCCGGGGCTGAAAGCTTGGGGGGCCGGCGTTACGATCCGGCCAGTGCCCGGATCGTGCCCTGCGAGGCGCTGGATCCTTTCCGTATCGAGGTGCAGCAGCGCCTTGGGACTCTGTTTGCGGATCTGGCACGTTACGATATCGATGGCGTGTTGTTGCAGGATGATCTGGTGCTTCGCCAGACCGAAGGGTTTTCCAGTGCCGCTCTGGGTGCCTGCTTGCGCGATACCGGACGGATCTTCTCTCCCGACCAGCTGTATGCTGAGGTTCGCCGGAATGCGGCCGGCGATGTGCGCATCAGCAGATTGAGCGAATCTTTTTATGTGTGGGCGCGGTGGAAAAACCGTCGATTACTCCAGCTGGCCGCCGATGTGCGGGCCGCTGCGCGGCGGGTGCGTCCGGATTTGCCTTTTGCTCTGAATTTGCCCTATGAAGTTCTGACGGCGCCTCGCCATGGCCTGGCCTGGTTTTCACAGGACTTCAGCCTTGCGCTTAAGGCCGATTTCGATTATCTGGCGATTATGGCCTATCACAGGCAGATGTCGTCGGAGTTGTCGGTATCTATCGAAGAAGCTATCGCAAAGGTCGGTGATCTGGCTGTTTCCGGGGTGCGCGGCACCCGCGATCCGGCTGGGTTATGGCTCAAATTGCAGGCGCGGGATTTTGTCAGTTCGGAAGACGTGGCTGGTAGTGAGTTGCGCAGTATTATGCAAAGTCTGAAACGTGCCGGGCCGGTAAGTCTGGCTTTTTTTCCCTATCACGCTTCCCTGGGGATGATACAGGGCCGTGTGGTATCGAATCGTACTGAGGAGGAATAA
- the moaC gene encoding cyclic pyranopterin monophosphate synthase MoaC yields the protein MSERLTHLDENGKAVMVEVGEKAATGRIAVARGEVRMKESTLQLIMSGEAAKGDVWAVARIAGIMAAKKTSDLIPLCHPLLLTSVSVEFTPCPGQGRVEIEARVRVTGQTGVEMEALTAVAAAGLAIYDMCKAVDREMVVGEIRLMEKRGGKSGTFIREE from the coding sequence ATGAGTGAGCGTTTGACCCATTTGGACGAAAACGGCAAGGCGGTAATGGTGGAAGTCGGTGAAAAGGCCGCCACCGGTCGTATCGCGGTCGCTCGGGGCGAGGTCCGTATGAAGGAGTCGACCCTGCAGTTGATCATGAGCGGAGAGGCCGCCAAGGGGGATGTCTGGGCGGTGGCCCGTATCGCCGGCATCATGGCAGCCAAAAAAACATCCGACTTGATACCATTGTGTCATCCTCTGCTGCTCACCTCCGTGTCTGTTGAGTTTACGCCTTGTCCGGGGCAGGGCAGGGTTGAAATCGAAGCCCGGGTGCGTGTTACGGGGCAGACCGGGGTCGAGATGGAAGCGTTGACAGCGGTGGCGGCTGCCGGCCTGGCCATTTACGATATGTGCAAGGCGGTCGACAGGGAAATGGTTGTGGGTGAAATACGCTTGATGGAAAAGCGTGGCGGTAAAAGCGGCACCTTCATCCGAGAAGAATAA
- a CDS encoding cytochrome c3 family protein, with translation MKKLAAWGVFFVVAGWAASVLAVPAHRSLTYHGGDSGPVIFQGKTHRQGCSECHRAGIFPVMRQGSETITMKKIDEGAQCGACHNGQQAFSSEGNCTRCHQTGEKR, from the coding sequence ATGAAAAAACTGGCAGCGTGGGGAGTATTCTTCGTGGTTGCGGGATGGGCCGCTTCGGTACTGGCCGTACCGGCCCATCGTTCCCTCACCTACCACGGTGGGGACAGCGGCCCGGTCATCTTTCAGGGAAAAACCCATCGGCAAGGCTGCAGCGAATGCCATCGGGCGGGCATTTTTCCCGTGATGCGGCAAGGTTCCGAAACCATCACCATGAAAAAAATTGATGAGGGCGCGCAATGCGGGGCCTGCCATAACGGACAACAGGCGTTTTCCAGCGAAGGCAACTGCACACGCTGCCATCAAACAGGGGAAAAACGCTAA
- the radA gene encoding DNA repair protein RadA, whose protein sequence is MKAKTFYICQQCGYQSLKWLGKCPDCGQWDVMVEERREPPTASRRGGAPQTTAPQRLSDVATTEEERCLCGLSELDRVLGGGVVPGSLVLIGGDPGIGKSTLLLQAVGSLASIGPVLYVTAEESARQVKMRGERLRVNAKDLFLVPETSLETILERVRELKPRFLVVDSIQTIFTGDLESAPGSVSQVRECAGRLMHLAKGQGVSTFITGHVTKDGAIAGPRMLEHMVDTVLYFEGDAGHPYRILRAVKNRFGSTNEIGVFEMKEGGLAEVPNPSELFLAERPEGAPGSVVVPTLEGSRPILVELQALVSVSTFGQPRRTAIGIDPNRVALLVAVLEKKVGLSMLSQDIFFNVAGGVRLSEPGADLGVIAALASSHLNRPVPGKLMLFGEVGLAGEVRAVSRPELRVREAARLGFDRCYLPAGCLKAVEAPPGMELRGVRSVEEALDEVFA, encoded by the coding sequence TTGAAAGCAAAAACTTTTTATATCTGTCAGCAATGCGGCTACCAGAGTCTGAAATGGCTTGGAAAGTGTCCTGACTGCGGCCAGTGGGACGTGATGGTCGAGGAGCGCCGAGAACCGCCGACCGCGTCGCGTCGCGGGGGGGCGCCGCAGACAACCGCACCGCAGCGGCTTTCCGATGTGGCTACAACGGAAGAAGAGCGCTGTTTGTGCGGTTTGTCCGAACTCGATCGCGTTCTTGGCGGCGGCGTGGTGCCGGGTTCGCTGGTTCTTATCGGCGGCGACCCCGGTATCGGCAAGTCGACCCTGCTGTTGCAGGCCGTTGGTAGTCTGGCGTCTATCGGGCCGGTGCTGTATGTGACGGCCGAGGAGTCTGCGCGTCAGGTCAAGATGCGGGGAGAACGACTGCGGGTGAACGCCAAGGACCTGTTTCTCGTTCCTGAAACCTCCCTCGAGACCATTCTGGAGCGGGTACGCGAACTCAAGCCCAGATTTCTTGTGGTCGACTCCATTCAGACTATTTTTACCGGCGATCTCGAATCGGCTCCCGGTAGTGTAAGCCAGGTGCGCGAATGCGCGGGGCGGCTGATGCATCTGGCCAAGGGGCAGGGCGTGTCGACGTTTATCACCGGGCATGTGACCAAGGATGGCGCCATTGCCGGTCCGCGCATGCTGGAACATATGGTGGATACGGTCCTTTATTTCGAAGGCGATGCCGGGCATCCGTATCGGATCCTGCGGGCGGTCAAGAACCGCTTCGGATCCACCAACGAAATCGGCGTTTTCGAGATGAAAGAAGGGGGCCTGGCGGAAGTGCCGAATCCTTCCGAATTGTTTCTCGCCGAGCGCCCCGAAGGGGCCCCGGGGAGCGTGGTCGTGCCGACTCTGGAGGGCAGCCGCCCCATTCTGGTTGAGTTGCAGGCGCTGGTTTCGGTCAGTACCTTTGGTCAGCCGCGCCGCACCGCTATCGGTATCGACCCCAATCGGGTGGCCCTGCTGGTTGCGGTGCTGGAAAAAAAGGTCGGGCTTTCCATGCTCAGCCAGGACATTTTTTTTAATGTCGCCGGCGGCGTCCGTTTGTCCGAGCCGGGAGCGGATCTGGGGGTTATTGCCGCGTTGGCATCCAGTCATCTCAATCGCCCGGTGCCCGGCAAGCTTATGCTGTTCGGCGAGGTCGGGCTGGCCGGAGAGGTGCGGGCCGTATCGCGCCCCGAATTGCGGGTTCGTGAGGCCGCTCGTCTCGGCTTCGATCGCTGTTATCTGCCGGCCGGCTGCCTGAAAGCGGTCGAAGCGCCGCCGGGCATGGAGTTGCGCGGGGTGCGCAGCGTCGAAGAGGCCCTGGACGAGGTGTTCGCATGA
- a CDS encoding FAD-binding oxidoreductase, with protein sequence MLEKRIIAILQDIVGKEYVSTEQADRICYSYDATQQQFNPDVVVRPADAEQISLILKMANAEKIPVYPRGAASGFTGGSVPIKGGIALVLTRLNRILRIDQDNLIAEVEPGVITATLQKAVEEVGLFYPPDPASLKFSTLGGNVAECAGGPRCVKYGVTKDYVLGMEVVTPQGDIIRTGGETMKGVVGYDLTKLMVGCEGTLGVITKIILKLIPKPEAKKTMLVMFDSIDGAAQAVSSIIRGKIIPTTLEFMDATALACVRQNADLDIPDAARAVLIIEVDGERELLERQAARIMDIASPLGVVHTRVAVSDEESEQIWQVRRSVSPSLRKVNPDKYNEDICVPRSKLPDMIRAIEAISKRLEIPIVNFGHAGDGNIHVNIMVNRAIEGHEEKAETAIRDIFAKTLELGGTMSGEHGVGTSKAPYIPMELDVATIAYMKAIKRALDPNNILNPGKIFLEDQ encoded by the coding sequence ATGCTGGAAAAACGCATTATCGCCATTTTGCAGGATATTGTCGGTAAAGAATATGTCTCCACCGAGCAAGCCGACCGCATTTGTTATTCCTACGACGCCACACAGCAGCAGTTCAACCCCGATGTGGTCGTCCGCCCCGCCGATGCCGAGCAGATCAGTCTTATTTTAAAGATGGCCAACGCGGAAAAAATCCCCGTTTACCCGCGCGGCGCGGCCAGCGGTTTTACCGGTGGCAGCGTGCCGATCAAAGGGGGGATCGCCCTGGTGCTGACCCGCCTGAACCGTATTCTGCGCATCGACCAGGACAATCTCATCGCCGAGGTGGAGCCGGGGGTCATCACCGCCACTCTGCAAAAGGCCGTCGAAGAGGTCGGGCTGTTTTACCCACCCGACCCGGCCTCCCTGAAATTCAGCACCCTGGGCGGCAATGTCGCCGAATGCGCCGGCGGACCGCGCTGTGTCAAATACGGCGTCACCAAAGATTACGTGCTCGGCATGGAAGTCGTCACTCCCCAGGGGGATATCATCCGCACCGGGGGGGAAACCATGAAAGGGGTCGTCGGCTACGACCTGACCAAGCTGATGGTCGGCTGCGAAGGCACCCTGGGGGTCATTACCAAAATCATCCTCAAGCTGATACCGAAGCCCGAAGCCAAGAAAACCATGCTGGTGATGTTCGATTCCATCGACGGTGCGGCTCAAGCCGTTTCCAGCATCATTCGCGGCAAAATCATCCCCACCACCCTTGAGTTCATGGATGCCACCGCCCTGGCCTGCGTGCGTCAGAACGCCGACCTCGACATTCCGGACGCCGCCCGGGCAGTGCTGATCATCGAAGTCGACGGCGAGCGCGAACTGCTCGAACGCCAGGCCGCCCGGATTATGGATATCGCGTCACCGCTGGGTGTGGTACATACCCGGGTTGCAGTCAGCGACGAGGAAAGCGAGCAGATCTGGCAGGTACGACGCAGCGTCTCGCCGAGCCTGCGCAAGGTCAACCCCGACAAATACAACGAAGACATCTGCGTGCCCCGCAGCAAATTGCCGGACATGATCCGGGCCATCGAGGCCATTTCCAAGCGCCTGGAAATCCCTATCGTAAACTTCGGCCACGCCGGGGATGGCAATATCCATGTCAACATCATGGTCAACCGTGCCATCGAAGGCCACGAAGAGAAAGCCGAGACAGCCATCCGCGACATTTTCGCCAAGACCCTGGAACTGGGTGGCACCATGAGCGGCGAGCATGGCGTTGGCACCAGCAAGGCACCCTACATCCCCATGGAACTCGATGTGGCCACGATCGCCTACATGAAAGCCATCAAGCGCGCCCTCGACCCGAACAACATTCTCAATCCGGGCAAAATCTTTCTGGAAGACCAGTAA
- a CDS encoding (Fe-S)-binding protein: MSKHQEIEAYRQQLRECVKCGTCRAHCPVFKEVQSEAVVARGKISLAQALLDGKIDLDRHLLSDISQCLACGRCVKDCPNQVPTDEIILALRRRIGREKGLTLFGRGVSTVLQRPWLMNLLTRLGRMFSWLAFRKVPQGSGLRLRFPAPYISRDRTIPAIAPQAFRQSHPEFIAGDPDKPLVTFFTGCMINYMLPEIGDSVLAALQSLGANILIPKDQGCCGLPALCAGDGAGAARLADRNLDALTAHKADVIITACASCHSGLTKHFRSLGPDHAQLADKVMDIHEFLLQQGFVEKLEQLPRRNNPQPVAYHVPCHLRQAGLKEAPRQLLAALPSVRLVEMKNADSCCGLGGTFSVYHYDISKKLGALKAEGIRDSEAEVVATACPGCIMQLQDTLNHAGLPQQVCHVLEMVAADLKNAEPQ; encoded by the coding sequence ATGAGCAAACATCAGGAAATAGAAGCATACCGGCAACAACTCCGGGAATGCGTTAAATGCGGAACCTGCCGGGCACACTGCCCGGTTTTCAAAGAGGTGCAATCGGAAGCGGTGGTGGCGCGAGGTAAAATATCCCTCGCCCAAGCCCTGCTGGACGGAAAAATCGACCTCGACCGGCACCTTCTCAGCGATATCTCCCAGTGCCTGGCTTGCGGCCGCTGTGTAAAGGATTGTCCCAACCAGGTTCCTACGGATGAAATCATCCTGGCCCTGCGACGACGGATCGGCCGTGAAAAGGGGCTGACCCTGTTCGGTCGCGGCGTGTCCACGGTGCTGCAGCGCCCATGGCTGATGAACCTGCTGACGCGCCTCGGACGCATGTTCTCCTGGCTGGCGTTCCGCAAGGTTCCCCAGGGCAGCGGCCTGCGGCTGCGTTTTCCCGCGCCGTACATCAGCCGCGATCGCACCATTCCGGCGATTGCGCCCCAAGCTTTCCGCCAAAGCCATCCCGAGTTCATCGCCGGGGATCCGGATAAACCGCTGGTCACCTTCTTTACCGGCTGCATGATCAACTACATGCTGCCCGAGATCGGCGACAGCGTACTGGCGGCCCTGCAAAGCCTTGGCGCCAACATTCTTATTCCCAAAGACCAGGGCTGTTGCGGCCTGCCGGCTCTATGCGCTGGAGATGGCGCAGGAGCAGCCCGCCTGGCGGATCGCAACCTTGACGCTCTTACGGCCCACAAAGCCGACGTCATCATCACCGCCTGCGCTTCCTGCCATAGCGGCCTGACCAAACATTTCCGCAGCCTTGGGCCGGACCACGCGCAACTGGCGGATAAAGTCATGGACATTCATGAATTCCTGCTTCAGCAAGGCTTTGTGGAAAAACTCGAGCAACTGCCACGCCGGAACAATCCGCAACCGGTTGCCTACCACGTCCCTTGCCACCTGCGCCAAGCCGGTCTCAAAGAGGCACCCCGTCAACTGCTGGCGGCGCTTCCCTCGGTTCGCCTGGTTGAGATGAAAAACGCCGACTCCTGTTGCGGCCTCGGCGGAACCTTCTCCGTCTACCATTACGATATCAGCAAGAAACTGGGAGCCTTAAAAGCCGAGGGCATACGCGATAGCGAAGCCGAGGTGGTGGCTACAGCCTGTCCCGGATGCATCATGCAGCTGCAGGACACCCTCAATCATGCCGGTTTGCCGCAGCAGGTATGTCATGTTCTGGAAATGGTGGCAGCGGACCTTAAAAATGCCGAGCCGCAATAA
- the dksA gene encoding RNA polymerase-binding protein DksA, whose amino-acid sequence MDQEALKEFKAILESQLEALLRDAGKTVSEMTDDQSNFPDPTDRASLESDRNFELRIRDRERKLIMKIRQALERIEQGTFGECECCEEPIGAERLRARPVTTLCIDCKTEQERKEKIG is encoded by the coding sequence ATGGATCAGGAAGCACTGAAGGAGTTCAAGGCCATCCTTGAGTCTCAGCTTGAGGCACTGCTGCGGGATGCCGGCAAGACCGTATCGGAGATGACCGATGACCAGAGTAACTTTCCCGACCCTACCGACCGGGCATCTTTGGAATCCGATCGCAATTTCGAGTTGCGCATTCGCGACCGCGAACGTAAGTTGATCATGAAGATTCGTCAGGCTCTCGAGCGTATCGAACAAGGTACTTTCGGGGAGTGTGAATGTTGTGAAGAACCCATCGGGGCAGAGCGTTTGCGGGCCCGCCCGGTGACGACTCTGTGTATCGACTGCAAAACCGAGCAAGAGCGAAAAGAAAAGATAGGTTAG
- a CDS encoding ATP-binding protein: MVCEGCTILHEVLCLAVGGEDAPLLKCQKILALLERSLPLAGAFFWFPEPFTHHGKNFLEAYASHDFPPCQKPSPDTASPLPEACASSAESAILHFPAGDVGNDLGVLTCILSGGLAEDSSLPQLAQSSSRVLAGLVREHIGADRQQRQVHELVLLDNLAQGLRCSFALPVLLDEVWSVLEEAGGIACAILRPMHGETVLGKSLVRIVSHRQADLGTFEKLEAELSCRILQDEQMQFVAASGVCLPLMFQGRMRGTLFLVEDGRAGAMGLGLSDASRVFLERLGAQVAQNLERIKALEDRALLLQDNSRKLHEISLLYRISRAMHSTLHLDDLMHLILSAVTIPWGGGFERAMLFLANERSGVLQGMVGVTRRSARYLFPREESEVEWELPLITEGIRERQRQDDFCQLVLKQRLPLSPDDNPLARALAQDELVVETDTMAFPGAFGRLAEAVKLNACALVPLQGRSRALGVLVVDSACMSRAALMERRRFLELFANQAAQAMENSMLLHRVETSHRDLRETQERLIQGEKMAALGETAASVTHELRNPLVSIGGFARRLARSLPEGTREQEYSGIIVREVRRMEEMLTNILGFSKKQMLCIADCDLIKVIEEVLVLEEDALREGAVRLVRELSDDLAAIQGDEQKLRQVIVNLVDNARQAMRDGGILIVRAYRTSLRGDRAVAVEIEDTGGGIPANILRNIFNPFFTTRKQGTGLGLPIVHRIVEHHQGEIEVQNTERGARFVLRLPEAPPACLVMDKHRPFR; this comes from the coding sequence ATGGTCTGCGAAGGTTGTACAATTCTCCATGAAGTGTTGTGCCTCGCCGTCGGCGGGGAGGATGCCCCGCTGCTGAAATGCCAAAAAATATTAGCTTTGCTGGAACGCTCCTTGCCATTGGCGGGAGCGTTTTTTTGGTTCCCGGAACCCTTTACCCATCATGGCAAAAATTTTTTGGAGGCCTATGCTTCCCATGATTTTCCGCCATGCCAAAAACCCTCTCCTGATACTGCGAGTCCTTTACCTGAAGCCTGTGCGTCATCGGCGGAATCCGCGATCCTTCATTTTCCTGCCGGCGATGTCGGCAATGACCTGGGGGTGCTCACCTGCATCCTTTCCGGTGGTTTGGCCGAGGACAGTTCTCTGCCGCAATTGGCGCAATCGTCCAGTCGGGTGTTGGCTGGCCTGGTGCGGGAGCATATCGGTGCGGACAGGCAGCAGCGTCAAGTGCATGAGCTGGTTCTGCTCGACAATCTTGCTCAGGGGTTGAGATGTTCCTTCGCCTTGCCGGTGTTGCTGGATGAGGTCTGGTCGGTCCTGGAGGAGGCAGGCGGTATCGCCTGCGCTATTTTGCGCCCTATGCACGGCGAAACGGTTTTGGGCAAGTCGCTGGTGCGTATCGTATCGCATCGACAGGCCGATCTCGGCACCTTTGAAAAACTGGAGGCAGAGCTCAGTTGCCGAATCCTTCAGGATGAGCAAATGCAGTTTGTGGCCGCATCGGGGGTTTGTTTGCCGCTGATGTTTCAGGGACGCATGAGAGGTACCCTGTTTTTGGTGGAGGATGGTCGGGCCGGAGCTATGGGGCTGGGTCTCTCTGATGCGAGCCGTGTTTTTCTGGAGCGCCTCGGCGCGCAGGTAGCTCAGAATCTAGAGCGGATCAAGGCTTTGGAAGACCGGGCGCTTTTGCTGCAGGATAACAGCCGTAAGCTGCACGAAATCTCCTTGCTGTATCGTATTTCCAGGGCAATGCACAGTACCTTGCATCTGGATGATCTGATGCACCTCATTCTTTCCGCGGTTACCATCCCGTGGGGGGGAGGCTTCGAGCGGGCCATGTTGTTTCTGGCCAATGAACGTAGTGGCGTTCTGCAGGGGATGGTCGGGGTGACGCGCCGTTCGGCGCGCTACCTGTTTCCCAGGGAGGAATCCGAGGTAGAGTGGGAATTGCCGCTTATAACCGAAGGCATCCGGGAAAGGCAGCGCCAGGACGATTTCTGCCAGCTGGTACTCAAGCAGCGTTTGCCTCTGTCGCCCGATGACAATCCTCTGGCCCGTGCCCTGGCTCAGGATGAGCTTGTTGTCGAAACCGATACCATGGCTTTTCCGGGGGCTTTCGGTCGCCTCGCCGAAGCGGTCAAGTTGAACGCCTGTGCCCTGGTGCCGCTGCAGGGGCGCAGCAGGGCTCTGGGGGTTCTGGTTGTCGACAGTGCCTGCATGTCCAGGGCCGCTTTGATGGAGCGGCGTCGTTTCCTCGAGTTGTTTGCCAATCAGGCTGCTCAAGCCATGGAAAACTCCATGTTGCTGCATCGTGTCGAAACATCGCATCGTGACCTTCGTGAAACCCAGGAGCGACTTATTCAGGGAGAAAAGATGGCCGCTCTCGGAGAGACCGCCGCTTCTGTTACCCATGAGTTACGTAATCCCCTGGTTTCCATCGGCGGTTTCGCCCGGCGCCTGGCTCGCAGTTTACCTGAAGGCACCCGCGAGCAGGAATACAGTGGAATAATCGTGCGCGAGGTACGGCGCATGGAAGAGATGCTGACCAATATTTTGGGGTTTTCCAAAAAGCAGATGTTGTGCATCGCCGACTGCGATCTGATCAAGGTTATTGAGGAAGTTTTGGTCCTTGAGGAGGACGCGCTGCGGGAAGGGGCCGTACGTCTGGTGAGGGAGCTTAGTGATGATCTGGCTGCCATTCAGGGGGATGAACAGAAACTTCGTCAGGTCATCGTCAACCTGGTGGATAATGCCCGCCAGGCCATGCGCGACGGAGGTATCCTGATCGTGCGAGCGTATCGAACTTCTTTGCGTGGCGACCGGGCGGTGGCGGTAGAAATTGAAGATACCGGGGGCGGTATCCCGGCGAATATTCTGCGAAATATTTTCAACCCCTTCTTTACCACCCGCAAACAGGGAACCGGTCTTGGTTTGCCCATTGTGCATCGTATTGTAGAGCACCATCAGGGTGAGATCGAGGTTCAGAATACGGAGCGGGGCGCGCGTTTTGTCCTGCGTTTGCCCGAAGCTCCGCCGGCCTGCCTGGTGATGGATAAACATCGACCGTTTCGTTGA